Within the Nitrospirota bacterium genome, the region GGAGATGCCTTATGCCGACCACAAAAGTTGCAATAACACTAGATGAAGAAATTCTTGAAGAAGTTGATCGATTGGTAAAAGAGAAGAAATACCCAAACCGCAGCAAAGCCATACAAGAAGCCATTCAATTCAGGTTGGAAAGATGGCACAAAACCCGAATGATTGAAGAGGCCAAGAAGTTTGATATTGAGGAAGAACAAACTATTGCAGAGGAAGGCCTGGTTGCGGAGAATGAAACATGGCCAGAATATTAAGAGGCGATATCTATTGGGCCGATCTCAATCCTACTCGAGGGCATGAGCAATCCGGTAAACGGCCTATATTAATTATCAGCCATAATGTTCTAAATGATCGATCCGGGACTGTCATAGCCCTGGCGTTAACCAGCAAACCTCAAAAAATAGGGTTTCCCTTTTCTTTTCAATTAAACGA harbors:
- a CDS encoding ribbon-helix-helix protein, CopG family gives rise to the protein MPTTKVAITLDEEILEEVDRLVKEKKYPNRSKAIQEAIQFRLERWHKTRMIEEAKKFDIEEEQTIAEEGLVAENETWPEY
- a CDS encoding type II toxin-antitoxin system PemK/MazF family toxin, coding for MARILRGDIYWADLNPTRGHEQSGKRPILIISHNVLNDRSGTVIALALTSKPQKIGFPFSFQLNDSALPKSSWVKINQIRTLSIERIEKKIGHIQETELSKIIEGLFELVG